One part of the Vicia villosa cultivar HV-30 ecotype Madison, WI linkage group LG6, Vvil1.0, whole genome shotgun sequence genome encodes these proteins:
- the LOC131610955 gene encoding rho GTPase-activating protein 5-like — MMEVLQFPSPSSCSSSPCARLNPNDAPHQTPLLNNNETETVIHHFQIHQHQQQQQQIQDKDRERDQLSILTLLIATFRKSLIGCSTTGSDIASSMEIGWPSNVRHVAHVTFDRFHGFLGLPVEFEPEVPRRPPSASTSVFGVSTESMQLSFDARGNSVPTILLLMQRHLYAQGGLQAEGIFRINAENSQEEFVREQLNRGVVPNGIDVHCLAGLIKAWFRELPTGILDPLSPEQVMQSQTEEECAQLVRLLPPTEAALLDWAVNLMADVAQLEHLNKMNARNVAMVFAPNMTHMVDPLTALMYAVQVMNFLKTLVVMTLKEREESITKLNPVSNLNSFDDDGHQNDSQVLFIDDSEYGNNFSDEDSVFVTAEPSHQSPTHLFTDGCETESESKSLPTSAESFISNGNRLLVDSCPCGVVSQICSLAMGDQTKICNNKSLQLNTSDTDKCSAGAVEKNRGIALIGRINSRSELTDSWR, encoded by the exons ATGATGGAAGTGCTTCAATTCCCTTCACCTTCAAGCTGTTCATCCTCTCCATGTGCTCGCTTAAACCCCAATGATGCTCCACACCAAACTCCCCTTCTTAACAACAATGAAACCGAAACTGTTATTCACCATTTCCAGATTcaccaacaccaacaacaacagcaacagaTTCAAGATAAGGACAGAGAAAGAGATCAGCTTTCTATTTTGACTCTTCTCATTGCTACTTTTAGAAAATCTTTGATTGGTTGTAGCACCACTGGTTCTGATATTGCTTCTTCGATGGAAATTGGGTGGCCTTCTAATGTTAGACATGTTGCTCATGTTACTTTTGATCGCTTTCATGGCTTTCTTGGGTTGCCGGTTGAGTTTGAACCCGAAGTTCCAAGAAGACCTCCAAGTGCTAG CACAAGTGTTTTTGGTGTCTCAACAGAATCTATGCAGCTTTCTTTCGATGCCAGAGGAAATAGTGTGCCTACAATACTTCTGTTAATGCAAAGACATCTTTATGCACAAGGAGGCCTTCAG GCTGAAGGAATCTTCAGAATTAATGCTGAAAATAGTCAAGAGGAGTTTGTGAGGGAACAATTGAATAGAGGAGTGGTACCGAATGGCATTGATGTGCACTGCTTGGCAGGTCTTATAAAG GCTTGGTTTAGAGAACTTCCAACCGGGATATTGGACCCTCTTTCACCAGAGCAGGTGATGCAGTCCCAAACAGAAGAAGAATGTGCTCAGCTTGTTAGGCTTCTTCCTCCAACAGAAGCTGCCCTCCTAGATTGGGCAGTCAACCTAATGGCAGATGTTGCTCAACTGGAACATTTGAACAAGATGAACGCACGTAACGTTGCAATGGTTTTTGCACCAAACATGACTCAC ATGGTAGATCCTTTGACTGCTCTGATGTACGCTGTACAAGTCATGAATTTCCTCAAGACTCTAGTAGTGATGACACTAAAAGAAAGAGAGGAGTCAATCACAAAATTAAACCCCGTTTCAAACCTAAATTCCTTTGATGACGACGGGCATCAGAATGATTCACAAGTGCTTTTCATCGATGACAGTGAGTACGGAAACAATTTTAGCGACGAAGACTCAGTTTTTGTCACCGCCGAACCTTCGCATCAAAGCCCTACACATCTTTTCACAGATGGCTGTGAAACTGAAAGCGAATCCAAAAGTCTACCAACATCTGCCGAAAGTTTTATTTCAAACGGAAATAGGTTGCTTGTTGACAGTTGTCCTTGCGGTGTTGTCTCTCAAATTTGCTCTCTGGCAATGGGGGATCAAACAAAAATTTGCAACAACAAAAGCCTTCAGTTGAATACATCTGATACAGACAAGTGTTCAGCAGGAGCGGTTGAGAAGAACAGGGGAATTGCACTTATTGGACGTATAAATTCAAGATCTGAGTTGACCGATTCCTGGCGTTGA